In the Chlorobium limicola DSM 245 genome, one interval contains:
- a CDS encoding ABC transporter ATP-binding protein, with protein MKLIFRVLAYLSPSKGKVLLVFFVSILTSIFSVVSIYSVLPLLNEIFTADKPVVHVQSGSISQHEKPDGLTEKTSVVSRESLVDTEALQQRAKDVMARLFHADTKQQTLLNICLFLIAAFAFKNFFLYLNKQIIFRIQTKATKQLRDDVFRSIIEMHLDYFNNQRVGSLMNNVYGDVQTVQTSISSTFINLIQNPFTIFVYLGVLLVLSWKLTLFALVVSGIVFIIIRVIGRRVRTLSRIFRKRMGDMNSVLQERFNGIKVIKSSGFEDVETERFKVFTSDFRRLDLKIFRLKNIIGPLNETLLVFAVAMVLWFGGLQVFDGRMTANELIVFAFSLYSAMGPLKTLGEANTNIQNGMASAERLFEVIDAEPIVINGTRSISVFSGSIRFEDVCFKYRKEPEAPNILDHVTFEIRMGEMVALVGQSGSGKSTAVDLLLRFYDVDSGRITIDGIDIREFDYKQLRRMIGVVSQEVILFNDTIGQNIAYGVHQEVAPEQVEAAARLANAHAFIIEKPLQYDTVIGDRGIQLSGGQRQRIAIARAMVKNPYLLIFDEATSALDNESEKVVQEAINNALQNRTALVVAHRLSTIRNADRIIVFDKGRVAETGTHDELLAGNGLYKIYYDIQFGEKNDRV; from the coding sequence ATGAAATTGATTTTTCGAGTACTTGCCTATCTCTCCCCTTCCAAAGGCAAGGTTCTGCTTGTTTTTTTTGTCAGCATTCTCACCTCGATTTTCAGCGTCGTATCCATATACTCGGTACTTCCGCTGCTCAATGAGATATTCACTGCCGATAAACCTGTCGTTCATGTTCAGTCAGGTTCGATTTCGCAACATGAAAAACCTGATGGGCTGACGGAGAAGACTTCAGTCGTTTCCAGAGAAAGTCTTGTCGATACGGAGGCTCTTCAGCAGCGGGCAAAAGATGTTATGGCGCGTTTGTTCCATGCGGATACAAAGCAGCAGACATTGCTCAATATCTGTCTTTTTCTCATAGCTGCTTTTGCCTTCAAGAACTTTTTCCTTTATCTCAACAAGCAGATAATTTTCAGGATACAGACCAAGGCAACCAAGCAGCTTAGGGACGATGTCTTCCGCTCGATCATCGAGATGCATCTCGACTATTTCAACAACCAGCGGGTCGGAAGTCTCATGAACAATGTTTATGGCGATGTTCAGACCGTACAGACATCAATCAGCTCGACATTCATCAACCTCATACAGAATCCTTTTACCATATTCGTCTATCTCGGTGTTCTGCTTGTACTGAGCTGGAAGCTGACCCTGTTTGCTCTTGTCGTTTCGGGGATCGTCTTTATTATCATCAGGGTGATAGGCCGGAGGGTAAGAACGCTATCGAGAATTTTCCGTAAACGCATGGGGGATATGAACTCAGTTCTCCAGGAACGGTTCAATGGCATCAAGGTCATCAAGTCAAGCGGTTTCGAGGATGTTGAGACCGAGCGCTTCAAGGTTTTTACGAGCGATTTCCGCCGGCTCGACCTCAAAATATTCCGTCTTAAGAATATTATCGGGCCGCTCAACGAAACGCTGCTTGTTTTCGCTGTCGCCATGGTGCTCTGGTTCGGCGGATTGCAGGTATTCGACGGACGCATGACTGCCAATGAGTTGATTGTATTCGCTTTCAGCCTCTACTCTGCCATGGGCCCTCTCAAGACGCTTGGGGAGGCCAATACCAACATCCAGAACGGTATGGCTTCTGCCGAAAGGTTGTTCGAGGTTATCGATGCCGAACCGATCGTTATAAACGGAACCCGATCCATCAGCGTATTTTCCGGCAGTATCAGGTTTGAGGATGTCTGTTTTAAATACCGCAAAGAGCCGGAAGCCCCAAATATTCTCGATCATGTAACCTTTGAAATCCGGATGGGTGAAATGGTCGCACTTGTCGGGCAGTCAGGTTCCGGCAAATCCACAGCGGTTGATCTGCTGCTGCGTTTCTATGACGTCGATTCAGGGCGTATTACCATTGACGGCATAGATATCAGGGAGTTCGATTACAAGCAGCTCCGTCGCATGATCGGCGTAGTGAGCCAGGAAGTCATTCTCTTCAACGATACCATAGGGCAGAACATCGCATACGGCGTGCATCAAGAGGTCGCTCCCGAACAGGTCGAGGCAGCAGCCAGGCTTGCCAATGCTCACGCCTTCATTATTGAAAAACCGCTTCAGTACGATACCGTTATCGGCGACCGCGGCATCCAGCTTTCAGGGGGGCAGCGTCAGCGTATCGCTATAGCCAGGGCTATGGTGAAAAATCCCTACCTTCTCATTTTCGATGAGGCAACAAGTGCCCTGGACAATGAATCGGAAAAAGTGGTACAGGAAGCGATCAATAACGCCTTACAGAACAGGACTGCGCTTGTTGTCGCTCATCGGCTTTCTACCATCAGAAATGCCGATCGGATTATTGTATTTGACAAAGGTCGGGTAGCAGAAACAGGAACTCACGATGAGCTGTTGGCCGGAAATGGGTTGTACAAGATTTATTACGATATCCAGTTTGGGGAGAAAAATGACAGGGTTTGA
- a CDS encoding glycosyltransferase — protein sequence MSGTNNQCMQSRHNAHKPLRILCLHNAENQASYRYRVKLFLPTWHQYGIEMHPICIVGKNYKDKIILALKSKEYDYIWLQRKPLSQFLVNIIASRSKLIYDIDDALYTRQSGSAGKLKSSKPGSVKMIKRINHIIRKASLVFAGSNELALYASKYNQDAVRLIPTAFNAPENSCLSIPDKNHQLTIGWIGTNGNLPYLKLIDDATHEIQKHHCNILFSVMSGRPPEDLKTNWQFVPWSIDSEKHWLQSIDIGIMPLLDDEWSRGKCAFKLIQYMAYGKPVIASDVGANKTTVEHGRNGFLARSSENWSEYMNILILDEKIRSSMGQESKKIFFSSFERQIIQDTIADILFKYITNECPKTNS from the coding sequence ATGTCAGGTACAAATAATCAATGTATGCAAAGTCGGCATAACGCACATAAGCCACTACGCATTCTGTGTCTCCATAATGCAGAGAACCAGGCAAGTTACAGATATCGTGTAAAACTGTTTCTTCCGACATGGCATCAATATGGAATCGAAATGCATCCAATATGCATTGTCGGCAAAAACTACAAAGATAAAATCATTCTTGCCCTGAAAAGCAAAGAATATGATTATATCTGGCTGCAGCGAAAACCGCTCTCACAATTTCTTGTTAATATTATAGCATCGCGCTCAAAACTGATTTATGATATAGATGATGCGCTTTATACCCGTCAATCAGGTTCTGCCGGAAAACTTAAAAGCTCAAAACCTGGCTCTGTGAAAATGATAAAGCGAATTAACCATATTATCAGAAAAGCTTCACTTGTATTTGCCGGAAGCAATGAGCTTGCCCTTTATGCGAGCAAATACAATCAAGATGCGGTCAGATTAATTCCAACAGCTTTCAATGCTCCTGAAAATTCTTGTCTTTCAATTCCGGATAAAAATCATCAACTCACAATAGGATGGATAGGTACAAACGGAAATTTACCATACTTGAAATTAATCGACGATGCAACACATGAAATTCAGAAGCATCATTGCAATATCCTCTTTTCCGTTATGAGCGGAAGGCCACCTGAGGACTTAAAGACAAATTGGCAGTTTGTCCCCTGGTCAATTGATTCGGAAAAACATTGGCTACAATCAATCGACATCGGGATAATGCCGCTTTTGGATGATGAATGGAGCAGAGGAAAATGTGCATTTAAACTTATTCAATACATGGCGTACGGTAAACCGGTAATTGCCTCAGATGTAGGAGCAAACAAAACAACTGTCGAACATGGCAGAAACGGCTTTCTTGCAAGGTCTTCAGAAAACTGGTCAGAGTATATGAATATCCTGATACTTGATGAAAAAATAAGATCTTCCATGGGTCAGGAAAGTAAAAAAATATTTTTCTCATCATTCGAACGGCAAATAATTCAGGATACAATTGCCGATATTCTTTTTAAATATATAACCAATGAGTGCCCGAAAACGAACAGCTGA
- a CDS encoding glycosyltransferase, with the protein MNYFFKIIKSLKKNKKTKKTENGESRLIKSAIRRLEHHEEYYNAINNYKSNKLAGKNKIVVFTAIVDQYDTLKMPEYINDQYDYIVFTDCEIEDSGIWQIRPITYFDEDPTKTARYIKTHPHILLSEYDIAIWIDANIMIINDFHDIVDNFISSDLLLGAIPHPNRNSIYEEISACRKRNKDNLKIMELQVTKYKSENFFHDDLIETNLMIFLIHNNKLIDFLNLWWNEIHYFSRRDQLSINYALYKTNVIWHRIMDQPYSARNHPSFAYIAHDMNTGPSKILNNNLHFKKSDPYSGESYSQAKEKILDDQSKTGIDIIIYIHNNPDQAKKCLDSVNHKRTHNNQRAIIIDDASNNQTQSFLKESASQFEWVTLLHNQEMQGYAKSINKGLSTSKSDFIIILDCSSTVTDGWAEKMADAAFSNKGIGIVGTMTDAAGYLSIPCNNFSADHMNKLCEQWSTAEILPRVLFINSFCFGITRALLNSIGFLNENINDSNQNPVYEYCFMASSAGFEIVIATNTYVANFFFEEKSKPTDTDKTYIRASKSFDANKILTNIQNKGKDYIALYDKLSTYISE; encoded by the coding sequence ATGAACTATTTTTTTAAAATCATTAAATCTCTTAAAAAAAACAAAAAAACAAAAAAAACCGAAAACGGAGAATCAAGACTCATAAAAAGCGCCATACGCCGACTTGAACATCATGAAGAATATTATAACGCTATAAATAATTATAAGTCAAACAAACTTGCCGGTAAAAATAAAATCGTAGTCTTTACTGCTATAGTTGATCAATACGACACATTAAAGATGCCGGAATATATTAATGATCAATATGATTACATCGTCTTCACAGACTGCGAAATTGAAGATTCCGGCATATGGCAGATCCGGCCCATTACATATTTCGATGAAGACCCTACAAAAACCGCAAGATATATAAAAACGCACCCTCACATACTGCTATCTGAATACGATATCGCAATATGGATCGATGCAAACATAATGATAATAAATGATTTTCATGATATTGTCGATAACTTTATTTCTTCCGACTTGCTTTTAGGAGCTATCCCTCATCCAAACAGAAACTCAATTTATGAAGAAATATCTGCTTGCAGAAAAAGAAATAAAGATAATCTTAAAATCATGGAACTACAGGTAACAAAATATAAAAGTGAGAACTTTTTTCATGACGACTTAATAGAGACCAACCTGATGATATTTTTGATCCATAATAATAAACTGATAGATTTTCTTAATCTATGGTGGAATGAAATTCATTATTTCAGTCGGCGCGATCAATTGAGCATCAACTATGCACTATATAAAACAAATGTAATCTGGCATAGAATAATGGATCAGCCCTATAGCGCACGCAATCACCCATCATTTGCCTACATTGCACATGACATGAATACTGGGCCTTCAAAAATATTGAATAACAATCTGCATTTCAAAAAATCCGACCCTTACTCAGGAGAATCGTATTCACAAGCAAAAGAAAAAATTCTCGATGATCAGAGCAAGACAGGCATTGATATTATCATTTATATTCACAACAATCCTGATCAAGCAAAAAAATGCCTTGATTCTGTTAATCATAAAAGAACACATAACAATCAAAGGGCAATTATTATAGATGATGCATCAAACAATCAAACACAATCTTTTTTAAAAGAGTCAGCGAGTCAATTTGAATGGGTTACTCTATTACATAATCAAGAGATGCAAGGATATGCAAAATCCATCAATAAAGGCCTATCAACCTCGAAAAGCGATTTTATAATTATACTTGATTGCTCCAGCACAGTAACCGATGGGTGGGCCGAAAAAATGGCAGATGCTGCATTTTCAAATAAGGGTATAGGTATTGTCGGCACTATGACTGATGCTGCAGGGTATCTATCAATTCCTTGTAATAATTTTTCTGCGGATCACATGAACAAACTTTGCGAACAATGGTCAACTGCAGAAATACTACCCCGAGTACTTTTCATTAACAGTTTTTGTTTTGGCATAACAAGAGCTCTATTAAATTCAATTGGTTTTTTGAATGAAAATATTAATGATTCAAACCAGAATCCGGTATATGAATATTGTTTTATGGCATCATCTGCAGGATTTGAAATTGTCATTGCAACAAACACGTATGTTGCAAACTTCTTTTTTGAAGAAAAATCCAAACCGACTGACACTGACAAAACATATATTCGAGCCTCCAAAAGCTTTGATGCGAATAAAATACTGACAAACATACAAAATAAAGGCAAAGATTATATAGCTCTTTACGATAAACTAAGCACATATATATCCGAATAA
- a CDS encoding glycosyltransferase, with protein sequence MKENIPRILHISPTWLPLTQTWLYNQVNQLQKQMPYISVGCEKIENSMNFPIQNLYCFRDQNQLTRKIDERIRKIGLRKHLDFYVKIGKKQKTNIIHSHFGNIGWKNIGISEKLNVRHIVTFYGRDVNHLPVAHPRWKIRYKELFKKADLFLCEGPYMANSLLNLGCPKDKIEILRLGVNISDLTYRPRIIHPDKPIKILIAASFKEKKGIPYAIDAIGLLSRKYKIELTIIGDAPELDKEKLKIIKAIHDNNLTKKTKFLGYVSHSEMLQESYKHQLFVQPSITANDGDTEGGAPVSIIEMLASGMPVISTKHCDIPDIVPQELNHLLAPEKDTEKLYQCMEHLINMHENIIDICDISRAYIEKRHNIVSQTTKLQNIYDNICR encoded by the coding sequence ATGAAAGAAAATATACCACGCATATTGCATATATCGCCTACCTGGCTTCCTCTTACTCAAACCTGGCTTTATAATCAGGTAAACCAGCTCCAGAAGCAAATGCCATATATATCTGTCGGATGCGAAAAGATCGAAAACAGCATGAATTTTCCTATACAAAACCTATACTGCTTCAGAGATCAAAATCAACTAACAAGAAAAATTGACGAAAGAATACGGAAAATAGGATTAAGAAAACATCTTGACTTTTATGTAAAAATCGGGAAAAAACAAAAAACAAATATAATCCACTCTCATTTTGGGAATATTGGGTGGAAAAATATCGGTATTTCTGAAAAACTAAACGTACGACACATTGTAACTTTTTATGGCAGAGATGTGAATCATTTACCAGTAGCACATCCTCGCTGGAAAATTCGATATAAAGAACTTTTTAAAAAAGCAGACCTTTTTTTATGCGAAGGGCCATACATGGCAAATTCACTCCTTAACCTTGGATGCCCAAAAGATAAAATAGAAATCCTGCGCCTTGGAGTAAATATTAGCGACTTGACTTATAGACCAAGAATAATACATCCTGATAAGCCTATAAAAATATTAATTGCAGCCTCATTTAAGGAAAAAAAAGGAATCCCTTACGCAATTGATGCTATAGGCCTCTTAAGCAGGAAATATAAAATAGAATTGACTATTATAGGTGATGCCCCGGAGCTTGACAAAGAGAAACTAAAAATAATAAAAGCGATACACGATAATAACTTAACGAAAAAAACCAAATTTCTCGGTTATGTATCTCATTCTGAAATGTTACAGGAAAGTTATAAACATCAACTTTTCGTTCAACCAAGCATCACTGCAAACGATGGAGATACTGAGGGAGGTGCGCCTGTTAGTATTATCGAAATGCTTGCATCCGGCATGCCTGTTATCAGCACAAAGCACTGCGATATACCAGATATCGTACCTCAGGAACTCAATCACTTGCTCGCGCCTGAAAAAGATACTGAAAAGCTCTATCAATGTATGGAACATCTTATAAATATGCATGAAAACATAATTGATATATGCGATATTTCAAGAGCATATATCGAAAAAAGACATAATATAGTATCCCAAACAACAAAGCTTCAAAATATTTACGATAACATCTGTCGATAA
- a CDS encoding DegT/DnrJ/EryC1/StrS family aminotransferase, translated as MKHIRSKDNFLVFGAPLIEQDEINEVIACLKSGWIGTGRRVRDFEIAFSKYKNVENAVAVNSCTAALHLSLLVANIGAGDEVITTPLTFCATINAILHAGAKPVLADIDKKTMNIDPNEIEKKITNKTKAILPVHFAGRPCDMDAISWIAQKHNLLIIEDCAHAIEAEYKNQKIGTFGNFSCFSFYATKNIVTGEGGMVLAKSKEDLDRIKIYALHGMSKDAWSRYGDKGYKHYKVIECGYKYNMMDLQAAIGIHQIKKINKYWNKRKHIWNRYNNELKELPIELPYDTTKYERHAYHLYTILVKNEFAGINRDEFINHMTDNGIGIGVHYLSIPEHPYYQKKMGWKASDYPNALNIGRSTVSLPLSAKLTDDDVADVVVAVKAALNT; from the coding sequence ATGAAACACATACGATCAAAAGATAATTTTCTTGTTTTTGGAGCGCCGCTTATTGAACAAGATGAAATAAATGAAGTTATCGCTTGTTTAAAAAGTGGTTGGATTGGAACTGGTCGTCGTGTTCGTGATTTTGAAATAGCATTCTCAAAATACAAAAATGTTGAAAACGCCGTTGCAGTAAATTCCTGCACTGCAGCTTTACATTTAAGTCTTCTTGTTGCAAATATAGGAGCTGGTGATGAAGTCATCACAACCCCGCTTACATTTTGCGCTACAATTAATGCTATTCTGCATGCCGGAGCAAAACCTGTATTAGCAGATATTGATAAAAAAACCATGAATATCGATCCTAATGAAATAGAAAAAAAGATAACAAATAAAACAAAAGCCATATTACCTGTACATTTTGCAGGAAGGCCATGCGACATGGATGCTATTTCCTGGATTGCACAAAAGCACAACTTATTGATAATAGAAGATTGTGCTCATGCAATTGAAGCAGAATATAAAAACCAAAAAATTGGTACATTTGGAAATTTTTCATGCTTTAGTTTTTATGCGACTAAAAATATTGTTACAGGAGAAGGCGGTATGGTCCTGGCTAAATCTAAAGAAGATCTTGACAGAATAAAAATTTATGCCCTCCATGGAATGAGCAAGGATGCATGGTCTCGCTATGGCGACAAAGGATATAAACATTACAAAGTCATAGAGTGTGGATATAAATATAATATGATGGATTTACAGGCAGCTATAGGTATTCATCAAATTAAAAAAATAAATAAATACTGGAATAAACGAAAGCATATATGGAACCGATATAACAACGAATTAAAAGAGCTTCCGATAGAATTACCCTATGATACCACCAAATATGAACGGCATGCTTATCATCTTTACACCATACTGGTAAAGAATGAATTCGCTGGAATAAATAGAGATGAATTCATAAATCACATGACTGATAATGGCATTGGGATTGGCGTCCATTATTTAAGTATACCTGAACATCCTTATTATCAAAAGAAAATGGGCTGGAAAGCATCAGATTACCCAAATGCTTTGAATATTGGAAGGAGTACTGTTAGCCTCCCTTTATCAGCAAAACTTACAGATGATGATGTTGCTGATGTCGTTGTAGCAGTAAAAGCTGCTCTGAATACATAA
- a CDS encoding glycosyltransferase family 9 protein has protein sequence MSEKDWKKQRRFRQGFASLLQKILKKPLQQTPYTGPLHSVVILAQEKYGDAILLTPLLKQLKQQFPAIAIHVVTFSKATYEFFRSDRHIDTLHCTKGNVWNYYRQMLTKRFDLLFNTKDHPSTSFILQSIIIRAYRKAGIDCEYHRGIYDYLVDLDFHTQIALKNCGLLSILGKPVLSDMCRPYIPPMPVSPAILQFITSLSDRPCIGINISAGGATRYWTEENWLKLTRAFPERQFLVLSAPTEREQKARLERHCPNIIPSPETANLYETNLIVGKTVLLVTPDTAMVHVASCSGIPVIGLYGIAAQDQSRFRPFLVTHRMLISPTALVKDITAEHVIVELNLLLGK, from the coding sequence ATGAGCGAAAAAGACTGGAAAAAACAACGCAGATTCCGTCAGGGTTTCGCCTCTCTGCTGCAGAAAATACTGAAAAAACCCCTGCAGCAGACACCATATACCGGTCCGTTGCACTCCGTCGTCATCCTCGCTCAGGAAAAATATGGCGACGCTATTCTTCTGACGCCTCTCCTGAAACAGCTGAAGCAGCAATTTCCTGCAATAGCGATCCATGTCGTTACCTTCAGTAAAGCTACCTACGAATTTTTCCGGTCCGACCGGCATATAGACACCCTCCATTGTACAAAAGGCAATGTATGGAACTATTACCGCCAGATGCTGACGAAACGGTTCGACCTGCTCTTTAACACCAAGGACCACCCGTCAACAAGCTTCATACTCCAGTCCATCATTATCCGGGCTTACCGTAAGGCTGGCATCGACTGCGAGTATCACCGGGGCATCTACGATTACCTTGTCGATCTCGATTTCCACACACAGATAGCTTTGAAAAACTGCGGACTGCTTTCCATTCTTGGAAAACCTGTCCTCAGCGATATGTGCAGACCCTACATTCCACCAATGCCGGTCTCTCCTGCGATTCTGCAATTCATCACGTCGTTATCGGACCGGCCGTGTATTGGCATCAACATCAGTGCAGGAGGGGCAACACGATACTGGACGGAAGAAAACTGGCTAAAACTGACGAGGGCATTTCCTGAGAGACAATTTCTTGTTCTTTCCGCACCAACGGAACGTGAACAGAAAGCAAGGCTTGAACGGCACTGCCCGAATATTATTCCCTCTCCTGAAACCGCAAATCTGTATGAAACAAATCTGATCGTCGGAAAAACTGTCCTGCTGGTTACGCCGGATACCGCCATGGTTCATGTTGCGTCCTGTTCAGGAATTCCTGTAATCGGCCTATACGGTATTGCAGCGCAGGACCAGAGCCGCTTCAGACCGTTTCTTGTAACACACAGAATGTTGATCTCACCTACAGCCCTCGTAAAAGATATTACTGCGGAACATGTTATCGTGGAGTTGAATTTACTGCTGGGCAAATGA
- a CDS encoding glycosyltransferase produces MNILFLNSIGRNKFGGGEKWMVNAAKSLLDKGHCVTLASRKSSRILNYSREKGVPTTVIEIHSDFSPLQTMKIARYLREKRIDVLICNLNKDIRVAGLAARIAGNTVVIARHGMLLCSKKWKHKVSLTKLCDGIITNSNTIKKAYAAYGWFPQGFVKVIYNGIVIPEQVEPVDFTSRFPGKKIIYSAGRLSEQKGFTYLIDAAAILCKTRNDLVFVISGEGKLEHELKNRVQSLGLEQSFIFEGFAADIYPYLKGSDLFVLASLFEGMPNVVMEAMAVEKPVVATDVNGARELMLDDVTGLIVPPSNPEALARAIGSIIDNPMRLASFGQAGRERVAEHFTIQKMAELLEMHLFEKIGEKQAER; encoded by the coding sequence ATGAACATCCTTTTTCTTAATTCGATCGGTCGAAACAAATTCGGCGGTGGTGAAAAATGGATGGTCAACGCGGCCAAAAGCCTTCTGGATAAAGGACACTGCGTAACGCTTGCCAGCAGAAAAAGCTCTCGAATCCTGAACTACTCTCGGGAAAAGGGCGTCCCGACTACCGTCATTGAAATCCACTCCGATTTCAGCCCGCTGCAGACCATGAAAATCGCACGATATCTCAGGGAAAAGCGAATCGACGTACTGATCTGCAATCTGAACAAAGATATTCGAGTTGCAGGACTTGCCGCCAGAATAGCGGGGAACACTGTGGTGATTGCCCGTCATGGCATGCTGCTCTGCAGTAAGAAATGGAAACACAAGGTCAGCCTCACAAAACTTTGTGATGGCATAATAACCAACAGCAACACCATAAAAAAAGCCTATGCCGCCTACGGCTGGTTCCCGCAGGGATTCGTTAAAGTCATCTACAACGGCATCGTCATTCCCGAACAGGTAGAACCGGTTGACTTTACCTCCCGTTTTCCGGGGAAAAAAATTATTTACAGCGCTGGCCGGCTATCGGAACAGAAAGGCTTCACCTATCTTATCGATGCTGCCGCAATCCTCTGTAAAACAAGAAACGACCTCGTATTCGTCATTTCCGGAGAAGGAAAACTCGAACATGAACTCAAAAACCGGGTACAATCGCTCGGTCTTGAACAATCATTTATTTTTGAGGGCTTTGCCGCAGATATCTATCCTTACCTGAAAGGCTCCGATCTCTTTGTGCTCGCGTCGCTCTTCGAGGGTATGCCGAATGTGGTGATGGAGGCTATGGCTGTTGAAAAACCGGTCGTGGCAACCGATGTGAACGGTGCCAGAGAACTGATGCTGGATGATGTGACCGGCCTTATCGTACCACCATCCAACCCGGAAGCCCTTGCCCGCGCGATAGGATCAATCATCGACAATCCGATGCGACTTGCATCGTTCGGTCAGGCCGGAAGAGAGCGGGTTGCCGAACACTTTACCATACAGAAGATGGCTGAGCTGCTCGAAATGCACCTGTTTGAAAAAATCGGGGAAAAACAGGCTGAGCGATGA
- a CDS encoding glycosyltransferase: protein MNFLFLNSARRGWGGNEKWTRLAAESLAEEHGVFLAYRDPRLAERFTVRSFRLPFKAEVDLVTLFMLTRIIRREKIDVLIPTKRKDYVLAGLASRICGISNILRLGIDRPLKNTFLHKLVYSIWSDGIIVNADKIRLTLLQTAWISPEKIRVIYNGLDRTSLDINANERTWNKPFIFTITSAGALIPRKGFDFLIRSFSRFIQNHPDTGAGLVIMGDGPELSRLKQLAALLGIAERVVFTGFVDNPYPVLKQSDVYVAASTSEGISNALIEAMYFGCVPISTEAGGTKEMIGNGENGFLVQFGNDQQLSSLFGTLYNSPEMRRKIGSTAKTTIRKAFSTEVMTKELLEFCVMQTSAKNNV, encoded by the coding sequence ATGAATTTTCTTTTTCTCAATTCTGCCAGACGTGGCTGGGGTGGCAACGAAAAGTGGACCAGGCTGGCGGCAGAATCTCTCGCAGAAGAACATGGCGTTTTTCTGGCTTACCGGGATCCCCGACTGGCAGAACGTTTTACTGTCAGATCTTTCCGGTTGCCTTTTAAGGCTGAAGTTGACCTTGTAACCCTCTTCATGCTGACCCGCATCATCCGGCGCGAAAAAATCGATGTGCTCATTCCCACCAAACGCAAGGATTACGTACTTGCCGGACTCGCAAGCAGGATCTGCGGCATCAGCAACATACTCCGGCTCGGCATTGATCGACCACTGAAAAACACGTTTCTGCACAAACTGGTTTACAGCATCTGGTCGGATGGCATCATCGTCAATGCAGATAAAATCCGCTTGACCCTGTTGCAAACTGCATGGATCTCTCCGGAAAAGATACGGGTGATATACAACGGCCTTGACCGCACGTCGCTGGACATAAACGCCAATGAAAGAACCTGGAACAAACCGTTCATTTTCACGATAACATCCGCCGGAGCCCTTATACCAAGAAAAGGATTCGACTTTCTTATCCGATCATTCTCCCGATTTATCCAAAACCACCCGGATACGGGAGCGGGCCTTGTGATCATGGGGGATGGTCCGGAACTATCCAGACTCAAACAGCTTGCAGCACTGCTTGGCATTGCGGAACGCGTTGTGTTCACAGGATTTGTCGACAACCCTTATCCGGTCTTGAAACAAAGCGATGTTTATGTTGCCGCATCGACATCAGAAGGAATTTCAAATGCCCTCATCGAGGCCATGTATTTCGGATGCGTACCCATCAGTACCGAAGCCGGTGGAACAAAGGAAATGATCGGCAACGGAGAAAACGGATTCCTGGTTCAATTCGGAAATGATCAGCAGTTATCCTCATTGTTTGGAACGTTATACAACTCCCCCGAGATGCGCCGGAAAATCGGATCAACTGCAAAGACAACCATCAGGAAGGCATTCTCAACCGAAGTCATGACGAAAGAGCTTCTTGAATTCTGCGTGATGCAGACATCTGCCAAAAATAACGTATGA
- the yrbL gene encoding PhoP regulatory network protein YrbL, whose product MVDLSRADFIGKGSSRVCFVHPEDHNKCIKIAYSGNLRVVSEEMKYYRRYLRRGVSWDMLARTYGFVDTSLGRGVVFSLAHDFDGEISKSLDFYLRGENGHFSKDDLGLALMEFKAYLFNQRILVRELKPDNLVYQRLSSGRGRIILVDGIGNNELLPVANYLTIFARRTLSRKWRKFEQRLREMFESCNDT is encoded by the coding sequence ATGGTTGATCTGAGTCGTGCTGATTTTATAGGAAAGGGGTCTTCTCGTGTGTGTTTTGTACATCCGGAAGATCATAATAAATGTATTAAAATTGCTTATTCGGGAAATCTTCGTGTGGTTAGCGAAGAAATGAAGTATTATCGTCGATATCTCCGTCGGGGGGTATCATGGGACATGCTGGCCCGGACATACGGTTTTGTAGACACCTCTCTTGGGCGGGGCGTGGTGTTCAGTCTTGCGCACGATTTTGACGGTGAAATATCCAAATCTCTTGATTTTTACCTGCGTGGAGAAAACGGGCATTTTTCGAAGGACGATCTTGGTCTTGCGCTTATGGAGTTCAAGGCATATCTGTTCAATCAGCGAATTCTTGTCAGGGAACTCAAGCCGGACAATCTGGTATATCAGCGGCTGTCATCCGGTCGCGGCAGGATTATTCTTGTAGATGGCATCGGCAACAACGAGTTACTGCCGGTAGCAAATTATTTAACCATCTTTGCCCGGCGGACACTGTCCCGGAAATGGAGAAAGTTCGAACAGCGTCTCAGGGAAATGTTTGAGAGCTGCAACGATACATAA